The Hemiscyllium ocellatum isolate sHemOce1 chromosome 19, sHemOce1.pat.X.cur, whole genome shotgun sequence genome has a segment encoding these proteins:
- the znf800a gene encoding zinc finger protein 800a codes for MDRASAALRKRNQYNSRNETDVEESRPRIQKALLRDKCCQTDHHHHGCCEPAYTQEPGDPPLLQQQLPTSKSGIQQIIECFRTGTTQLKHILLKEVDTIFECKLCRSLFRGLPNLITHKEFYCFPSLKMDEHFTDPSDKQSHTIRELLEAIYPRVDKQEYIIKLEPIETNHNAVYQHVTRLDDPVLNVETYSPQTSSPLPVQESDIEKMPEIVPEEALELVHSVPTELIKKEISAQRLEQSPEPLLTEIEISNGSSLAAHLVCCLCAKTFNSRRSVRRHIRKVHKKKMEELKKYIETKNSAGHQSSLSNSRKRSKGIGIVSVGRNCPVCHKFFATKANVRRHFDEVHRGLRRDCITPDIATKPGQPLSLEETSTEHPVVPLPRKRKSSSKAEYNLTACKCLLCKRKYSSQVMLKRHMLIVHKMNLGESLSKPPEQSTAMVCCVELTEASTYCTGNIEGPLLASRPSPQGEPKGSSLTGEKKITPVLKNKVKQENESPKASSPAAVIGHSKPKKPKLSMGFDFKQLYCKLCKRQFTSKQNLTKHIDLHTDGNNFYVKFYKCPLCTYETRRKRDVVRHITVVHKKSTRYLGKITANLESRAVKKPIEFVLNRVPRRGPQRDETKHAKKHDSTSASPVPCPAVAGRKTDGAEPGTEVKFTKHFSLHKCTKCGKAFAKKTYLEHHKKTHKNAMVAPEGNKNVGRSTRSKALLSDNSR; via the exons ATGGATAGAGCAAGTGCTGCATTGCGGAAGCGAAATCAG TATAATAGTCGGAATGAAACTGACGTGGAAGAAAGTAGGCCACGAATTCAAAAGGCTCTGCTGAGGGACAAGTGTTGCCAGACAGACCACCACCACCATGGCTGCTGTGAACCAG CGTACACTCAGGAGCCAGGAGACCCACCTCTATTGCAGCAGCAACTTCCAACTTCGAAATCAGGAATTCAGCAAATCATTGAGTGTTTTCGGACAG GAACCACACAACTAAAACATATTTTGCTGAAAGAGGTAGACACCATCTTTGAATGCAAATTGTGTCGAAGTCTATTCCGAGGATTGCCCAACCTTATTACACATAAGGAGTTCTACTGCTTCCCAAGCCTAAAGATGGATGAAC ATTTCACAGATCCAAGCGATAAACAGAGTCACACGATACGGGAACTTTTGGAAGCAATTTATCCCAGGGTTGATAAGCAGGAATACATCATCAAACTGGAACCCATAGAAACAAATCATAATGCAGTGTACCAGCATGTAACTAGACTTGATGACCCAGTCCTCAATGTAGAGACATACAGTCCTCAAACATCAAGCCCATTGCCAGTACAAGAGTCAGACATTGAAAAGATGCCAGAGATTGTACCAGAGGAAGCATTGGAACTTGTCCATTCAGTTCCTACAGAGCTTATTAAGAAAGAAATATCAGCTCAAAGGTTAGAACAAAGTCCGGAGCCCCTCCTTACAGAGATAGAGATCTCCAATGGTTCCAGTCTTGCTGCCCACTTGGTCTGCTGCCTCTGTGCAAAAACTTTCAATTCCCGACGTAGTGTAAGGCGACACATTAGAAAAGTGCATAAAAAGAAGATGGAGGAGCTGAAAAAGTACATCGAAACAAAGAACAGTGCGGGGCACCAATCCTCTCTCTCGAACTCCAGGAAACGGTCAAAGGGCATTGGAATAGTCAGTGTAGGCAGGAACTGTCCTGTGTGCCACAAGTTCTTTGCCACAAAAGCAAATGTGCGTAGGCACTTCGATGAAGTGCACAGAGGCCTAAGGAGGGACTGCATTACACCCGACATCGCCACCAAACCAGGGCAGCCACTCAGCTTGGAAGAGACATCAACTGAGCACCCGGTGGTCCCTTTGCCTCGCAAGCGCAAGTCTTCCTCAAAAGCAGAATACAACCTGACAGCATGCAAGTGCCTTTTGTGCAAGAGAAAGTACAGCTCACAAGTCATGCTGAAGCGCCACATGCTGATTGTGCACAAAATGAATCTGGGAGAGAGTCTGTCTAAGCCTCCAGAGCAGAGTACAGCTATGGTGTGCTGTGTGGAGTTGACTGAAGCTAGTACCTACTGCACCGGCAACATCGAGGGGCCTCTGCTTGCCAGTAGGCCCTCACCTCAGGGCGAGCCCAAAGGCTCCAGTCTAACAGGTGAAAAGAAAATCACCCCAGTGCTGAAAAACAAAGTGAAACAAGAAAACGAGAGTCCAAAGGCTTCAAGTCCGGCTGCTGTAATTGGCCACTCCAAGCCCAAGAAACCCAAGCTCTCAATGGGTTTCGACTTCAAGCAGCTCTACTGCAAGCTGTGCAAACGGCAGTTCACCTCCAAGCAGAACTTGACAAAGCACATTGACCTGCACACAGACGGCAACAATTTCTACGTCAAGTTCTACAAGTGCCCACTGTGCACCTATGAGACACGTCGCAAGAGGGACGTCGTCCGGCACATAACAGTGGTGCACAAGAAGTCAACTCGCTACCTGGGCAAAATCACGGCCAACCTAGAGAGCCGGGCGGTGAAAAAACCGATCGAGTTTGTGTTGAACAGAGTGCCGAGGAGAGGCCCCCAGAGAGACGAAACCAAGCACGCCAAGAAGCACGACAGTACTTCTGCCTCCCCTGTCCCCTGTCCTGCTGTTGCTGGCAGGAAAACTGACGGAGCAGAGCCTGGCACTGAAGTTAAATTCACCAAACACTTCTCGCTGCACAAGTGCACTAAGTGCGGAAAAGCATTCGCCAAAAAAACCTACCTGGAGCATCACAAGAAGACACACAAAAATGCAATGGTGGCGCCGGAAGGAAATAAAAATGTTGGCCGCAGCACCCGATCCAAGGCCCTTCTCTCTG ATAATTCCAGATGA